In a single window of the Osmerus eperlanus chromosome 2, fOsmEpe2.1, whole genome shotgun sequence genome:
- the si:dkey-43p13.5 gene encoding paired mesoderm homeobox protein 2 has product MFGPGQLVSTLLPAVFHSSAAQFFPAFPTRLGSPPQILFPGPLISYESLRSYLQPEPCKEALLLATQAARMCHLTETMDEQRPVKQRRARANYSSWQLEELEKAFETTHYPDVFMREALALRLDLIEARVQVWFQNRRAKMRRQLKLQCQLGEPFSKKDNEEVEDKSNQISQEPESSDSEPRRKEKGSYPWTEVPSAVVILPAHRLAQEWEGMEGPSPEVFRSCSIAKLRAKAREHEAEIHSTVAKSGGERQTHTRDTDDRESD; this is encoded by the exons ATGTTTGGCCCTGGACAATTGGTGTCAACTCTCCTACCTGCAGTTTTTCACTCCTCTGCAGCTCAATTCTTCCCTGCCTTCCCCACTAGATTGGGCTCCCCTCCTCAGATCCTGTTCCCAGGGCCCCTGATTAGCTACGAGTCCCTGAGGAGTTACCTACAGCCGGAGCCATGCAAGGAGGCTCTGCTTCTGGCTACACAAGCAGCAAGGATGTGCCACCTTACAGAGACCATGG ATGAACAGAGGCCAGTGAAGCAGCGTCGTGCTCGAGCCAACTACAGCAGCTggcagctggaggagctggagaaggcctTTGAGACCACCCACTACCCTGATGTGTTCATGAGGGAAGCCCTGGCCCTGAGACTGGACCTCATAGAGGCCAGAGTACAG GTGTGGTTTCAAAACCGCCGAGCTAAGATGCGGAGGCAGCTAAAACTGCAATGTCAGCTGGGAGAGCCGTTTTCTAAGAAGGACAATGAAGAGGTAGAAGACAAGTCCAACCAGATCTCCCAGGAGCCAGAGAGCTCTGACAGCGAGCccagaaggaaggagaaaggcaGCTACCCCTGGACTGAAGTCCCCAGTGCTGTGGTGATCCTGCCTGCCCACAGACTTGCCCAGGAATGGGAGGGCATGGAGGGGCCCAGTCCGGAAGTGTTCCGCTCCTGCAGCATTGCTAAGCTGCGGGCAAAGGCCAGAGAGCATGAGGCTGAGATCCACAGCACTGTGGCCAAGTCAGGCGGGgagagacaaacacatacacgggacactgatgacagagagagtgactga